One genomic segment of Pseudomonas fortuita includes these proteins:
- a CDS encoding shikimate dehydrogenase family protein: MHPHITGKTRIYGLIGDPLKSARSPMLLNRLFAEAQTDAVCIPLEVGTQALAEFVKGARALRNLDGLLVTMPHKQTMLEVVDILHPSARQVGAINVVRCDKDGRWEGAVFDGLGCVLGMQRQGVSVLGKSVLLVGAGGSGRAIAFAVAAAGAYSLTISDLDPHRAADLAQSAGKEGSCNVHAGPPDPEGHDIVINATPLGMNPDDPMPVEAERLTPAMVVVDIITRSEPTALLLTAQARGCKTLDGEPMHLGQALLALDFLGFKNIERRYSKGL; the protein is encoded by the coding sequence ACATCACCGGCAAAACACGCATCTATGGACTGATAGGTGACCCGCTCAAGAGCGCCAGGTCGCCGATGCTGCTGAACAGGCTATTCGCCGAAGCACAGACTGACGCCGTGTGCATTCCATTGGAGGTCGGTACGCAGGCCCTGGCCGAGTTCGTCAAAGGCGCGCGCGCTTTGCGCAACCTAGACGGGCTTCTGGTCACCATGCCGCACAAGCAGACCATGCTTGAAGTCGTGGACATCCTTCACCCCTCCGCGCGCCAGGTAGGGGCAATAAATGTGGTTCGCTGCGATAAGGACGGTCGCTGGGAGGGCGCTGTGTTCGACGGGCTCGGCTGCGTACTGGGGATGCAGCGTCAGGGTGTTTCTGTGCTTGGGAAATCTGTCCTGCTGGTCGGAGCCGGCGGCTCGGGAAGGGCTATCGCTTTTGCCGTGGCCGCTGCTGGCGCCTACTCACTGACCATTTCTGATCTGGACCCGCACCGCGCCGCTGACCTGGCGCAAAGCGCTGGCAAAGAGGGTTCGTGCAATGTGCATGCAGGTCCACCAGACCCGGAAGGTCATGACATCGTTATCAATGCGACGCCTCTCGGCATGAACCCCGATGATCCGATGCCAGTAGAAGCAGAGCGTTTAACCCCCGCCATGGTGGTGGTCGACATCATCACTCGATCCGAGCCAACCGCGTTGTTACTGACGGCACAAGCGCGCGGATGCAAAACCCTTGATGGCGAGCCCATGCATTTAGGACAGGCCTTGCTGGCACTTGATTTTCTGGGCTTCAAAAACATCGAGCGTCGCTACTCAAAGG